A region of the Corynebacterium falsenii genome:
TTGAGATAAACACTCATCCAGTGATCGGCTGCGTGAATTTCATCGAGAATTACAACTTTGCCGACAAGGCCGAGATGACGGAGCACTATGTGCTTTGAGCTCAGAGCACCAAAGAGCAACTGGTCAATGGTTCCAACCGTGATGCTTGCAAGCAACGATGTCTTCCGTCCTCGGAACCATTGTGGAGCTTCCGGCGTGGAGGAAAGATCCCCGGTATCAGACGGCTCTTCATCGTAGATTTCACTGGGGAGAGTGTGCCGAGGTCCCCACGTGAAGATTGACTCAAAATCTGAGTTAAATTGGGCTCTTCCGTGAGCGAGAATGAAGGAGGGTGCTGGATTGCCGGATGGAGACGATTCCAGCCACTTCTTCACTCGATTGAACATTGCATCAGATGTCACTCGCGTGGGCTGAGCAAAGAAGATCCCCGATTTTCCAAACGTCAACGCGAGATTTTCAGCCATTGCGAGGGCTGCCTCGGTTTTCCCGCTGCCCGTCTCGCTTTCGAGGATGTGCAGGCTCGGGGCAGTTGTGCTTTGGGATACATCGATGGCAGCTGCCTGTAGCGCATTCGCGGACGAACCGGTGGGGAGACCGAATCGTGATGCGAATGCCTCCGGGGTGACCGAGCTCGGGCTCCACTGATGGCCCAGGTTGATCAGTGTGAGTGCACGTTCGAGTCGATCGATTTCGAGGTCATCCGCATCGTACGGAAAATAATCTTCGTTCGAGGCCACCCAGTCAGCGGTGATGAGGATACCGGTGAGCAGAATCCAATGCTGAGGTTTCCACTCCAAGGTCGCGAACTGTTGGGCAATCTCGGCGGTAATGTCGTACCTTTCAGCGATCTCGTCGAGGAAGTCGAATCGCGCTTGACGCCACGTAGCGGGTTCCAGGCGTAATTCCGATCGAGCAACCCTGACGCTGTCGTCCGTGGGGAACACGCCATGGTGACCGCCGAGAATATATTTCCATCCTCGGCGCGCGTCGCGCGTGAGTTTCGTAGAACCGCGTTGTTCCATCCATTCCCAAAAACTGAGAAAGCTCACAAGTGAATGCGGAGCGTTTCGCATCGAGGTCCGGTTAACCGTCATGGGAAACCTGGTGGAATCCAGTCGGGCTGCTGGCTCCGGAGCTTTGGCTTGGAAATAGGGGCTGATCTTTCCAAGGTCATGAACCGCGGCCATTGTTGTAAGTAACAAGGAGAGATCTACGTTCCCCAAGTCCTCCTGCAGGTCTTCGAGTACCGATGGGGGAAGTAGAAGCTGTGCGACATGCGTGATCACGTCAGCTGCATCCCTACTGTGCTGGGCAACAGAGAGTGTTTGCCCGTCGCTTCGGGAGTACTTCGCCCAGAAGAGGGTGCTGTTGGTCATGACCCGCCCTTCAGTGAATAGTTAAATTTTAGATTTATGTCCCACAGCTTACTCAAGCTAGTTTCGCTCCGCAAGGCTTTTGTTGTTCTATGCCGTCCGGGGCCCGCCTGGCTGTGGACTGAATTATCCACATCCCGGTGGACAACGCCTTTGGAGTTACGGATGTATATAGAAAGCAGGTGAGAGGGATAGTCCCTCTCACCTGCTAAAACCCCGCGTATGCGGGGAACACTCAAAATCGAAAATTTAACTGGGATCATCCCTGCTTTCGCAAGGAGCTTGCTCCCAGTGACAATCAGTATATTCCCCCTAAGTCACCTCGAAAGGGGTGCCGTCCATACCTGTGCAACCCCTGCGTGACCCCCACCTACCCCTCGAACCGCACCACGCTCGTCACCGACCCGATCCCATCAATCCCCACGGTCACCTCGTCGCCATCGGCCAGGTACCGCGGCGGCTTCATCCCGTGCCCCACACCCTCGGGCGTGCCGGTCATGATCACGTCGCCAGCGTGCAGCGGCGTGAATGTCTGGATGTAGTCCACCAATTCCTGCGGCTTAAACACCAGGTCAGCAAGGCTGTGTTCCTGCCGCAGCTCCCCGTTGACCCACGTGCGCAGCACACTCCCCTCCGCCACGGGATCCAGCTCGTCGGCCGTCACCATCCACGGCCCCAGCGCAGAGGACGCCACCACGTTCTTCCCCTGCATCCACTGCTGCGTGCGGTACTGCCAGTCCCGCTGCGAGCAATCATTCGCCACCGTGTACCCTGCGATCCGCCCGCCGTTGCCCATGATGATCGCCAGCTCGCCCTCGTAATCCACCTGCTCCGCCATCGCCGCCGGCACCTCCACCGCGGCAAACGGCCTGGCCAGCGTATCGGGGAACTTCGTAAACAGCGTCGGGTGATCCGGAATCGGGTGCCCCATTTCCTCGATATGCTCGCGGTAGTTCAGGCCCACGCAGAAGATCTTTTGGGTCGACGCCACCATGCGCCCACCCATCCCACCGGCAGCGGTCGCCTCCGGCGCCGCTGCCGGCGGAAGCAGGTCCTCCACCGCGAAGGTCACCTCCGGCAAGGCGTACAGGTCGACCCCGCCGCCATCGACCCCGCCGCCATCAACCCCGCCGCCAGCGTATGCGCCGCCTCCGGGCAGGATCCGCCCCGTGCACCGCGAACCAGGGCGGACTGAATCCCCCGAATGATCGATGGCGATGGGGATGGGTTGGGCGTCGGGCTGAGAACCGGGAATGGATAGGCGACCGAACTTCATAGTGGAAAACTCCCTTGCACAAAGACCCACCGGGGTGCGCGTGACATAGATGCGTAAAATAGATAAATGTGACTCTGCGAATTTACGATACCGCGCGCCGGACCCTCCGAGACTTCGAACCCATCAGGGAAGGCCACGCATCGATCTATTTGTGTGGCGCCACCGTGCAGTCGATTCCGCACATCGGGCATGTTCGCTCCGGTGTGGCGTTTGACATCCTGCGCAACTGGCTGGAGGCCAAGGGGTTGGACGTTGCGTTTGTCCGCAACGTCACCGACATTGACGACAAAATCCTCACCAAGGCCGCCGAAAACGACCGCCCCTGGTGGGAATGGGCCGCCACCCACGAGCGCGCCTTCACCTGGGCGTACGACCAGCTGGGCGTGACCCCGCCCTCCATCGAGCCACGCGCGACCGGACACATCCCGCAGATGATCGAGTACATGCAGCGCATCATCGACAACGGCCACGGATACGCCGCCGAGGGCAACGTGTACGCCCAGCCCGCCACCATCGAGGACTACGGCTTCATCTCCGGCCAGCGCCTCGACGAGATGGACCAGGGCGAATCCGCAGGCAAGGGCAAGCGCGACCCGCGCGACTTCACCATGTGGAAGGCCGCCAAGCCCGGCGAGCCCTCGTGGGATACGCCGTGGGGGCCGGGCCGGCCGGGCTGGCACATCGAGTGCTCTGCGATGGCCACGAACTACCTCGGCAGCGAGTTCGACATCCACTGCGGCGGCCTAGATCTGCAGTTCCCGCACCACGAGAACGAGGCCGCGCAGGCCCGCGCCGCCGGTGACGGCTTCGCCCGCTACTGGATGCACAACGGCTGGGTGACGATGAGCGGCGAGAAGATGAGCAAGTCGCTGGGCAACGTGCTGTCCATCCCGAACGTGCTCAAGCTCGTGCGCCCGGTGGAGCTGCGCTACTACCTGGGCAGCGCGCACTACCGCTCCATGCTGGAGTACTCGGAAACCGCGCTGGGCGAGGCCGCCGCGGGATACCGTCGCATCGAAAAGTTCCTGCTGCGTGTTGCTTCTGTTGTTGGGGTCGACGCCACCTCAGCCCCAGAGGCCTTGCCTGTCGGTGAGGTGACGGACGAATTCGCGGCGAAGATGGATGAGGATTTGGCGGTGCCGCAGTGCCTGGCCATCATCCACGAGACCGTGCGCGAAGGCAATAAGCTGCTGGATGCGAAGAAGCCGGACGTGGAACGGCTGAAGGAGATCGCCGGTTCCGTGCGCGCCATGACGGCGGTGCTGGGCGTGGATCCGCTGTCTGACGTGTGGCTGGATTCCACCATTGCCGCGGCCGGTGGGTCGGCAGCTGCGATGGGTGCGCTCGATGTGCTGGTGCGCTCCGAGCTGGAGCGCCGCGCGCAGGCCCGGGCGGAGAAGAACTGGGCGGTGGCGGACGAGGTGCGCGATCGCCTGGCCGAGGCCGGCATTGAGGTCACGGACACCGCCGACGGCGCGAAGTGGGCGCTGAAGGACTAGCTGCTAGCTGGCGGTCGTTCAGCCCGCGCTTGTACGATCTGTACGAACTTCAATCAGCTGTACGAACTCCAGCCGCCTACTCCAGCGCCGTGCCCCGCTTCTCTGGCAATGTCAACGCCGCCGCAGCCGCCACCGCAAAGGTCACCCCGAACACGGCAAACAGCATCCCCTGCCCACCGAACGAGAGAATCGGCGGCACGATGAGCGGCGCCGCGATAGACGCAATGCGTCCGAACCCTGCCGCCGCGCCCGTGCCCGTGCCGCGCAGGTGCGTGGGGTACAGCTCCGGCCCGATCGCATACAGCGCACCCCACGCGCCCAGGTTGAAGAAGCTCAAAGCACAGCCCGCGGCGATGATCTGCCACTCCGCGCTACTCGCGCCGTACAGCCCCGCCGCCACCGCGGAGCCCACAAGGAACGTAGCCAGCGTGCTGCGCCGCCCCCACTTCTCGATGAGAAACGCCGAAACCGCATATCCCGGCAGCTGCGCCAGCGTGATGATCAGCGTGAACGTGAAGCTCTTGACCAGTGTGAACCCCTGCTCGTGCAGGATCGACGGGATCCAAATGAACGCCCCGTAGTAGCTCAGGTTGATGCAGAACCACACCACCCACAGCGCCGCCGTCCGCGTGCGCAGCGCCTCGCCCCAGATGCCCGCCGCTGTGTCTGCCTCAGCTTCCTTTTCCTTATTCTCGACGCCACCCCGCGCCCCCACAACCCCACGCCCGCCATCGGTATCGTCACAGAACAGCGGCTTGGACTGTTCAAACGAGCGGACCACGGCCTCGGCCTCGTCCTCCCGACCCCGCGATTCCAAGAACCGCACGGATTCCGGCATTCCCAGCCGCACGACCAGCGCATACGCCGCTGGGATGCAGCCCAGAGCCAGCGCCCAGCGCCAGCCATTATCGGAACCCGCCACCACAAACGCGCCGATGCACGCCGCAGCGATCCAACCCACGGCCCAGAAAGCCTCCAGCAGCACCACCATGCGCCCGCGCACGGCCCGGGGCGAGAACTCCGAGACGAACGTGGAGGCCACCGGCAATTCCGCGCCCAAGCCCAAGCCCACGATGAAGCGGAACACCATGAGCACCGCCAGGCTCCCCGCCAGCGCGGACGCGCCCGTGGCCAGCCCATAGATGAGCAGCGTGGCGGCGAAGACCTGCCTGCGGCCGAACTTGTCCGCCAGCAACCCACCCAGCGTGGCGCCCAGCGCCATGCCGACGAAACCGATGGAGCCCAGCCAGGAGGTCTGCGTGTGGCTCAACCCCCAGTGGGCCGTGAGCGCGGCCATGATGAACGACACCAACCCCACGTCCATCGCATCTAGGGCCCAGCCGACACCGGAGCCGCCGAGAAGCTTGGCGTGCTTGGCCGTCACTGGGAGCGACTCCAGCCTGTCGTTCCTCGTCATGGCTGGTTGGAGTGGGCGCGTTTGGGCGTCAGACATAGAAGGAAATAGTACCTGCTGGCCCCGGAAAGATAGGATGGCAACCATAGCAACCGGGATAAGTATCGATAAAGAACTACATGAGACATAAGAGGGTGTAACCGTGGCGGGAAATTCGCAACGACAAGGGGCAACGAGGAAGACGTCGAAGAAGGGCGCAGCCAAGGGCTCCGGCGGGCAGCGCAGGCGCGGGCTGCGCGGCAAGGGCGCGACCCCCAAGGCCGAAGATCGCGTCTACCACGCCGCATATAAGCGGAAGAAGGCCGCGGAGCGCCGGGCCTCGGGCGCGCACGATCGCCGCTCCACCGACGTGGAGCTGGTCGTGGGCCGCAACCCCGTGATCGAATGCCTCCACGCCAACGTGCCCGCCACCGCGCTGTACGTGGCGGAGGGAACGAAGAACGACGACCGCCTCGCCGAAGCCGTGCACACCTGCGCGGATCGGGGCATTTCCGTGCTGGAGGTTTCCCGCGCCGAGCTGGAGCGCATGACCGGCAACGGGATGCACCAGGGCATCGGCCTGCAGATCCCGCCGTACCAGTACGCGGAGGTCGAAGACCTCATCGACAAGACCGCCGAGGCCGGCACGCCGGGGCTCATCGTGGCGCTGGACAACATCACCGACCCGCGCAACCTGGGTGCGGTCATCCGCTCCGTGGCGGCGTTCGGCGGCCACGGCGTGATCATTCCGGAGCGTCGCAGCGCATCCGTCACCGCGGTGGCGTGGCGCACGTCCGCGGGTACGGCGGCGCGGTTGCCGGTGGCGAAGGCCACGAATATGGTGCGTGCTCTTAAGCAGTTCCAGCAGGCCGGGTACCAGGTTGTTGGTCTCGACGCCGGAGGCGACCACACCCTCGATACGTACGACGGCACCACCCCGACGGTCATCGTTGCAGGCTCCGAGGGCAAGGGACTGTCCCGGCTGGTGTCCGAGACGTGCGACACGATCCTGTCCATCCCGATGGCGGGGTGGGTCGAATCGCTCAACGCATCCGTGGCGGCGGGCGTGGTGCTCAGCGAATTCGCTCGGCAGCGCCGTGCTCAAGGCGTGCAGGGGGAGTAGCTCGGCGCCGGGGCGTAGGAATCAGAGCCGGATGAAAGGCTCTACAGCACGAGATTGACCTTCTCCCACGCCTGGCGCAACGACGACTGGGGATCGTATTCGGTGCGCTCCCCACCGGGGATTTTCGAATCAAAGATCTGCGTGGCGTATCCGTGGCAGTAGGGATCGAATCCAGGGTCGCGGTGGTGAATAAACCGGCGCCACCGGTTGTGCATTGCCGCCGTGGTGATCCGGAAATCATCCCGGCCACCGAGCAGGAGAGCAACTCTGCCCTTATCCAGGTCATACCGCTGGAACAGAATCGGCAGGTCCAGAGCGTGCATCGATCCGATGCCGGAGACTCGGAGGAACGGCGTGGTG
Encoded here:
- the rlmB gene encoding 23S rRNA (guanosine(2251)-2'-O)-methyltransferase RlmB, encoding MAGNSQRQGATRKTSKKGAAKGSGGQRRRGLRGKGATPKAEDRVYHAAYKRKKAAERRASGAHDRRSTDVELVVGRNPVIECLHANVPATALYVAEGTKNDDRLAEAVHTCADRGISVLEVSRAELERMTGNGMHQGIGLQIPPYQYAEVEDLIDKTAEAGTPGLIVALDNITDPRNLGAVIRSVAAFGGHGVIIPERRSASVTAVAWRTSAGTAARLPVAKATNMVRALKQFQQAGYQVVGLDAGGDHTLDTYDGTTPTVIVAGSEGKGLSRLVSETCDTILSIPMAGWVESLNASVAAGVVLSEFARQRRAQGVQGE
- a CDS encoding CRISPR-associated endonuclease Cas3'' codes for the protein MTNSTLFWAKYSRSDGQTLSVAQHSRDAADVITHVAQLLLPPSVLEDLQEDLGNVDLSLLLTTMAAVHDLGKISPYFQAKAPEPAARLDSTRFPMTVNRTSMRNAPHSLVSFLSFWEWMEQRGSTKLTRDARRGWKYILGGHHGVFPTDDSVRVARSELRLEPATWRQARFDFLDEIAERYDITAEIAQQFATLEWKPQHWILLTGILITADWVASNEDYFPYDADDLEIDRLERALTLINLGHQWSPSSVTPEAFASRFGLPTGSSANALQAAAIDVSQSTTAPSLHILESETGSGKTEAALAMAENLALTFGKSGIFFAQPTRVTSDAMFNRVKKWLESSPSGNPAPSFILAHGRAQFNSDFESIFTWGPRHTLPSEIYDEEPSDTGDLSSTPEAPQWFRGRKTSLLASITVGTIDQLLFGALSSKHIVLRHLGLVGKVVILDEIHAADHWMSVYLNRMLEWLGTYGVPVIALSATLPAAKRNELCAAYSKGVLSGTAAKKGLAAISTPEHGYPALHDLECVDPVVYLAGVDQ
- a CDS encoding fumarylacetoacetate hydrolase family protein is translated as MKFGRLSIPGSQPDAQPIPIAIDHSGDSVRPGSRCTGRILPGGGAYAGGGVDGGGVDGGGVDLYALPEVTFAVEDLLPPAAAPEATAAGGMGGRMVASTQKIFCVGLNYREHIEEMGHPIPDHPTLFTKFPDTLARPFAAVEVPAAMAEQVDYEGELAIIMGNGGRIAGYTVANDCSQRDWQYRTQQWMQGKNVVASSALGPWMVTADELDPVAEGSVLRTWVNGELRQEHSLADLVFKPQELVDYIQTFTPLHAGDVIMTGTPEGVGHGMKPPRYLADGDEVTVGIDGIGSVTSVVRFEG
- a CDS encoding MFS transporter, whose translation is MSDAQTRPLQPAMTRNDRLESLPVTAKHAKLLGGSGVGWALDAMDVGLVSFIMAALTAHWGLSHTQTSWLGSIGFVGMALGATLGGLLADKFGRRQVFAATLLIYGLATGASALAGSLAVLMVFRFIVGLGLGAELPVASTFVSEFSPRAVRGRMVVLLEAFWAVGWIAAACIGAFVVAGSDNGWRWALALGCIPAAYALVVRLGMPESVRFLESRGREDEAEAVVRSFEQSKPLFCDDTDGGRGVVGARGGVENKEKEAEADTAAGIWGEALRTRTAALWVVWFCINLSYYGAFIWIPSILHEQGFTLVKSFTFTLIITLAQLPGYAVSAFLIEKWGRRSTLATFLVGSAVAAGLYGASSAEWQIIAAGCALSFFNLGAWGALYAIGPELYPTHLRGTGTGAAAGFGRIASIAAPLIVPPILSFGGQGMLFAVFGVTFAVAAAAALTLPEKRGTALE
- the cysS gene encoding cysteine--tRNA ligase; translation: MTLRIYDTARRTLRDFEPIREGHASIYLCGATVQSIPHIGHVRSGVAFDILRNWLEAKGLDVAFVRNVTDIDDKILTKAAENDRPWWEWAATHERAFTWAYDQLGVTPPSIEPRATGHIPQMIEYMQRIIDNGHGYAAEGNVYAQPATIEDYGFISGQRLDEMDQGESAGKGKRDPRDFTMWKAAKPGEPSWDTPWGPGRPGWHIECSAMATNYLGSEFDIHCGGLDLQFPHHENEAAQARAAGDGFARYWMHNGWVTMSGEKMSKSLGNVLSIPNVLKLVRPVELRYYLGSAHYRSMLEYSETALGEAAAGYRRIEKFLLRVASVVGVDATSAPEALPVGEVTDEFAAKMDEDLAVPQCLAIIHETVREGNKLLDAKKPDVERLKEIAGSVRAMTAVLGVDPLSDVWLDSTIAAAGGSAAAMGALDVLVRSELERRAQARAEKNWAVADEVRDRLAEAGIEVTDTADGAKWALKD